The genome window TGATGAGAAAAAATATTCATCACTACCCCTTGAAAAAGAAGTTATTGAACAGGTTGCTTTAATAAAAGAAACATTTAAAAATACCAAACTGATCCTGTCTGTCGACAGGCTTGATTACAGTAAGGGGATTCTGCAGCGTTTACAGGCTTTTGAACTGTTGCTGCAACTGTATCCTGAATATTGCGAAAAAGTAACTATGCACATGATCGTAGTGCCGTCCCGCGACACAGTGCCGCAGTATGCACACCTGCGTGACGAAATTGATAAACGCGTAGGAAATATCAATGCCATGTACCGAAACATGGAATGGACACCGATTCATTATTACTACCGTTCGTTCCCGGTAGAAACACTGTCTGCATTATACTATGCCGCTGATGTATGTTTGGTTAGCCCCATGCGCGATGGCATGAACCTGGTGAGCAAAGAATATGTTGCCAGCCGTATCAACAACGATGGTGTGCTGATACTAAGCGAAATGGCAGGCGCATCTAAAGAGTTGATTGACGCACTGATTGTAAATCCAAACGACACGCGGGAGGTCTGCAATGCAATTATAACGGCTATCAATATGCCGTTAAGCGAACAGAAAAGGCGGATGAAGCAAATGAGGCAGCTGGTTGCAAAATTTAATATCACGCACTGGGTGAAAATATTTATGGACAGGTTAAAGGAGGTGAAGCAAATGCAGCGTTCTATGCAAACGCGGCATGTAAGCTTATCAACAGAGCAGTCAATAATAAACCGCTACCATAAAACAAAAAAGCGAATCATATTTTTGGATTATGATGGCACGCTGGTTGATTTTAAACCGAACATTAACCAGGCCTCACCAGACAAGCAGCTTTATAGCATTATTGAGAAATTGAGTGAAGACCCGGCTAATATGCTGGTAATAATAAGCGGCCGCAAGCACGAAAACCTGGGTGAATGGTTTGGTGATAAAGATGTTTACCTGATTGCTGAGCATGGTTCATGGTTTAAGCAGCAAAATACTTCATGGCATAAAATTTCAGGGTTATCTGACAGCTGGAAGCATGATATTTATCCAATATTGGAAACTTACGTTGACCGTACCCCGGGGTCATTTATTGAGGAGAAGACCTATTCGCTGGTGTGGCATTACCGCAATACCCAGGGGGGATTAGGGGAGCTCCGCGCCAATGAACTGATAAATAATTTGAAATATTTAGCAAGCGACAAAGGCCTCCAGTTGTTGCCTGGTGATAAGGTACTGGAAGTGAAAAACATAGAAATAAATAAGGGGAGAGCGGCCTTGATGCTGGTTGAGAAATTTGATTATGATTTTGTGATTGCCTTTGGCGATGATTATACAGATGAAGACATTTTTAAAGCCTTACCGGAGTCGGCCGTTACTATAAAAGTGGGTAGTAATGTATCTGCAGCCAAGTTTTACCTTCGTAACCCAACAGAAGTGAGAAATTTCCTGTTAAGTTTAACCGAGCAAATTCCGGTTCAATAAAAATAAAAAGACCAAAGCTAGACAGCTTTGGTCTTTTTATTTGCCGGTAGTTACAGGAATATCGGCCTGTCTAATTTCATAGCAATGCGATAAGCGGCATTCATTAAGCCCACATGGCTGTAAGCCTGGGGGAAATTTCCCCATTGGCTGCCGTCTGTTTCATCAACATCTTCACTAAACAGCAACAGGTGATTTGAATATTTAAGCAGACTTTCAAATTCACGCATCGCATCTTCAATCCTTCCTACGCTGGCAAGTGCCTCCACATACCAAAATGCACAAATCAGGAAGGTAGTTTTTGGTTTGCCAAAATCATCTTTATATAAATACCTGTAAAATAAACCGTTAGAGGCTTTTAGCTCTTTCTCCAATGCAATTAGGTGGTCTTTAGCACGATCTGAGGCAGGGTCAAGATAGTTCATCATGATCAGCTGCAATGTACTTGCGTCAAGGTTTGAGCTGCCGGCGGAGTTGGTATAAACTTTCCTCACCGGGTCATAACAGCTTTCAATATGCTCGGCGGCGCGCGCTTTAACTTTAAGGGCTCTGTCCACAAGATCCTGGTTATCTATTGTTCGCGCCATTTTTTCGGCAGCAGAAGCGCCGGCCCATTGAAAAAGATTACTGTAGCAATGGATGTTGGCCATATTCCTGAATTCCCAGATCCCGGCGTCCTTTTCGTCAATAGTGCGTTCTATCTTGCTTAATAAAAACTCTATCCACCTAACGGAGTCTTTACGCTCAGAAAATACAAAACGGTGATCGGTATAAAGCGGGAGCAGCGAGATCATTACCTGTCCATAAATATCGTTTTGAATATGTTCTGACGCCTGGTTACCTACTCTTACGGGCTGGTTACCCATATATCCGTCAAGACCGGTCATTATTTCTTCAACAAGGTCTTTTCTGCCGGTAATGCCGTACAATGGCTGATAGCGTTCATCTTCATTAAATGATATATCTGTAACATAGCTAAAATACTTTTCCATTTCCTCGAAATGCCCTATGTGGTTAAGCGAGGTAAGCACGTAATATGTGTCGCGAAGCCAGCAATACCGGTAGTCCCAATTACGCCCGCTGCCGGGAGATTCGGGTAAGCTGGTGGTGCTTGCTGCAATAATTGCCCCGGTGTCTTCATATTGGTGAATTTTTAAAGCCAGTGCGGATCGGATGACGAAGGGTTGAAAATAAGTGGCTATTGATGAATGTTTGATCCAGGTGCGCCAATATTGGGTAGTCTC of Mucilaginibacter xinganensis contains these proteins:
- a CDS encoding bifunctional alpha,alpha-trehalose-phosphate synthase (UDP-forming)/trehalose-phosphatase — translated: MSKTIIVSNRLPVKISKTGEEYTLSPSEGGLATGLGSIYKKGDNKWIGWPGVEITDDGDRQAITGQLADLSLVPIFLEQEEINQYYEGFSNEVLWPIFHYYTSTYAVYRQSNWDYYNAVNHKFKDAVLAIAEPGDVIWIHDYQLLLLAQLIRNEMPDVSIGFFLHIPFPSHEMFRLIPWRKELLQGMLGADLIGFHTFDDVRHFLDASTRILPVSSSANVITTGDRSVVVESFPMGIDEKKYSSLPLEKEVIEQVALIKETFKNTKLILSVDRLDYSKGILQRLQAFELLLQLYPEYCEKVTMHMIVVPSRDTVPQYAHLRDEIDKRVGNINAMYRNMEWTPIHYYYRSFPVETLSALYYAADVCLVSPMRDGMNLVSKEYVASRINNDGVLILSEMAGASKELIDALIVNPNDTREVCNAIITAINMPLSEQKRRMKQMRQLVAKFNITHWVKIFMDRLKEVKQMQRSMQTRHVSLSTEQSIINRYHKTKKRIIFLDYDGTLVDFKPNINQASPDKQLYSIIEKLSEDPANMLVIISGRKHENLGEWFGDKDVYLIAEHGSWFKQQNTSWHKISGLSDSWKHDIYPILETYVDRTPGSFIEEKTYSLVWHYRNTQGGLGELRANELINNLKYLASDKGLQLLPGDKVLEVKNIEINKGRAALMLVEKFDYDFVIAFGDDYTDEDIFKALPESAVTIKVGSNVSAAKFYLRNPTEVRNFLLSLTEQIPVQ
- a CDS encoding glycoside hydrolase family 15 protein, coding for MERHTYNTGIIGNCAYLAHVNKNTNIDWLCWPRFDSTFIFGGLLDKKRGGTFSILPTEEYTSHQYYLENTNVLITEITTVKGASYRITDFAPRFYEHQRYYKPLMLIRKIEALEGTSQIVVKCEPVSDYGKVKLDVNRGSNHIQFLGGDENIRLTTNIPISYVFDEQPFVINESKYLVLTYGEPLEAPLISTAERFLRETTQYWRTWIKHSSIATYFQPFVIRSALALKIHQYEDTGAIIAASTTSLPESPGSGRNWDYRYCWLRDTYYVLTSLNHIGHFEEMEKYFSYVTDISFNEDERYQPLYGITGRKDLVEEIMTGLDGYMGNQPVRVGNQASEHIQNDIYGQVMISLLPLYTDHRFVFSERKDSVRWIEFLLSKIERTIDEKDAGIWEFRNMANIHCYSNLFQWAGASAAEKMARTIDNQDLVDRALKVKARAAEHIESCYDPVRKVYTNSAGSSNLDASTLQLIMMNYLDPASDRAKDHLIALEKELKASNGLFYRYLYKDDFGKPKTTFLICAFWYVEALASVGRIEDAMREFESLLKYSNHLLLFSEDVDETDGSQWGNFPQAYSHVGLMNAAYRIAMKLDRPIFL